In Mycobacterium stomatepiae, the following are encoded in one genomic region:
- a CDS encoding acyl-CoA thioesterase domain-containing protein has product MTIEDSAIMPEAFFTVDGDSYVPGPLTQGPWGAAMGGQIVGGLLGWGMEQSGIDPDFQPARLNVDLLRPVLMLPVQIQTSIQREGRRIRLVDAALVQRGTTVARASALFLRRGEHPDGQVWSLPVQMPKLPTCYDEFPADTPFLIWGYGATSEGSPGIAAGEWEQSHAQKFAWARLFRPMVHGHPLTPFTRLAFAGDITSSLTHWGTGGLRYINADYTVTASRLPDGEFIGLASQSHYGTAGVATGAATLFDCHGPIGTSSALAVAQPADAFKPPYT; this is encoded by the coding sequence TCCGGGCCCGCTGACGCAGGGGCCATGGGGCGCGGCGATGGGCGGCCAGATCGTCGGCGGCCTGTTGGGTTGGGGTATGGAACAATCAGGCATCGATCCCGACTTCCAGCCCGCCCGCCTGAACGTCGACCTGTTGCGACCCGTGCTGATGCTACCGGTGCAGATTCAAACCTCGATTCAACGCGAAGGCCGCCGCATCAGGCTGGTCGACGCCGCCCTGGTTCAGCGCGGCACAACGGTCGCGCGGGCCAGTGCGTTATTCCTGCGCCGCGGCGAGCATCCCGACGGCCAGGTGTGGTCCCTTCCGGTGCAGATGCCGAAGCTGCCGACCTGCTACGACGAGTTCCCGGCCGACACGCCTTTTCTCATCTGGGGATACGGGGCCACGTCGGAGGGCAGTCCCGGGATCGCCGCCGGCGAGTGGGAGCAGTCCCACGCTCAGAAGTTCGCCTGGGCGCGGCTGTTTCGGCCGATGGTGCACGGCCACCCGCTGACACCGTTCACCCGCCTGGCCTTTGCCGGCGACATTACCAGCTCGCTTACGCATTGGGGCACAGGCGGATTGCGCTACATCAACGCCGACTACACCGTGACCGCAAGCCGATTGCCCGACGGCGAATTCATCGGGCTGGCCTCCCAAAGCCACTACGGCACGGCCGGTGTGGCCACCGGCGCGGCCACCCTGTTCGACTGCCACGGCCCGATCGGCACCAGCTCGGCACTGGCCGTGGCCCAACCCGCCGACGCGTTCAAACCGCCCTACACCTAG
- a CDS encoding flavodoxin family protein, translating into MFEAVVAGATDPEIEGVEVIRRPALTVSPVEMLEADGYLLGTPANLGYISGALKHAFDCAYYQLLDSTQGRPFGLYLHGNEGAEGAQRAVDGITTGLGWVKAAEYAVVSGKPTKADVEACWELGATVAATLMG; encoded by the coding sequence ATGTTCGAGGCGGTGGTGGCCGGGGCGACGGACCCCGAGATCGAGGGGGTGGAGGTCATTCGACGGCCGGCGCTCACCGTGTCGCCGGTCGAAATGCTGGAGGCGGACGGCTATCTGCTCGGCACGCCGGCCAACCTTGGCTATATTTCGGGCGCACTCAAGCACGCATTCGACTGTGCCTATTACCAATTGCTCGATTCGACGCAGGGGCGACCGTTCGGCTTGTACCTGCACGGCAACGAGGGCGCCGAAGGCGCGCAGCGCGCGGTCGACGGGATCACCACAGGCCTGGGTTGGGTGAAGGCGGCGGAGTACGCGGTGGTGTCGGGTAAGCCGACCAAGGCCGACGTTGAGGCGTGCTGGGAACTCGGCGCGACGGTCGCGGCGACGTTGATGGGATAA
- a CDS encoding tetratricopeptide repeat protein translates to MSRSLRTQLLIAFLCAAMLVYFVLLGRLAVAMIASGRAAAVGLGLAVLIMPVIGLWAMITTLRAGFAHQKLARLIAEDGMEIDASTLPRRPSGRIQRDAADELFASVRTEVEAHPDDWRHWYRLARAYDYAGDRRRAREAMKTAVRLEGRP, encoded by the coding sequence ATGAGCAGGTCGCTGCGCACGCAATTGCTGATCGCGTTCCTGTGCGCGGCGATGTTGGTGTACTTCGTGCTGCTGGGGCGGTTGGCCGTCGCGATGATCGCCTCGGGCCGCGCGGCAGCCGTCGGCCTCGGGTTGGCGGTGTTGATCATGCCGGTGATCGGGCTGTGGGCGATGATCACGACGCTGCGGGCCGGGTTCGCACACCAGAAGTTGGCCCGCCTGATCGCTGAGGACGGAATGGAAATCGATGCCAGCACGCTGCCGCGGCGTCCGTCGGGTCGCATCCAGCGCGATGCGGCCGACGAGCTGTTCGCCAGCGTGCGCACCGAAGTGGAAGCCCACCCCGACGATTGGCGGCATTGGTATCGGCTGGCCCGGGCCTACGACTATGCGGGGGATCGCCGCCGCGCCCGCGAAGCCATGAAGACGGCGGTCCGGCTGGAGGGGCGCCCGTGA